One window from the genome of Aeromonas sp. FDAARGOS 1405 encodes:
- a CDS encoding carboxymuconolactone decarboxylase family protein yields the protein MRVEVKPDREYAWFIRPFFWLQKRNYGQVLIPGKCWGRSPRLFAAVATLYGVINRKRSPIDPVLRSLVTVRVSQLNWCRFCVDINAMTLVKRAGSSEKVEALANWRESPLFDEREKAVLDYTEAMTGLDGVSDEQAARLKPWFDDDAMVELTGLIAFQNMSAKFNAALDIAPQGFCQLPVQPERPAKPDSKDA from the coding sequence ATGCGCGTTGAGGTCAAACCCGACCGGGAATATGCCTGGTTTATCCGCCCCTTTTTCTGGCTGCAAAAGCGCAACTATGGTCAGGTGCTTATTCCGGGCAAGTGCTGGGGCCGCTCGCCGCGCCTCTTTGCCGCCGTCGCCACCCTCTACGGGGTCATCAACCGCAAGCGCTCCCCCATCGACCCCGTGCTGCGCTCGCTGGTGACGGTGCGGGTCTCCCAGCTCAACTGGTGTCGTTTTTGCGTCGACATCAACGCCATGACCCTGGTAAAGAGAGCTGGCTCCAGCGAGAAGGTGGAGGCGCTGGCCAACTGGCGCGAAAGCCCCTTGTTCGACGAGCGGGAGAAAGCAGTGCTCGACTACACAGAAGCGATGACTGGCCTCGATGGGGTGAGCGACGAGCAGGCGGCCCGCCTCAAACCCTGGTTCGATGACGATGCCATGGTGGAACTGACCGGCCTTATCGCCTTCCAGAACATGTCGGCCAAGTTCAACGCCGCCCTCGATATCGCGCCGCAGGGCTTCTGCCAGCTGCCGGTGCAACCGGAACGCCCCGCCAAGCCCGACAGCAAGGACGCCTGA
- a CDS encoding peptidylprolyl isomerase has product MKKACAQHILVKTEKQCLEIKEKIEKGADFGQMAKRFSTCPSGKRFGDLGEFSKGDMVKAFDDAVFKGELLKVLGPVRTKFGFHLIKVLYRN; this is encoded by the coding sequence ATGAAAAAAGCCTGTGCCCAGCATATTCTGGTCAAGACCGAAAAACAGTGTCTGGAAATCAAGGAGAAGATCGAGAAGGGAGCCGACTTCGGCCAGATGGCCAAGCGCTTCTCTACCTGTCCCTCAGGCAAGCGTTTTGGCGATTTGGGAGAATTTTCCAAGGGAGATATGGTGAAAGCATTTGACGATGCCGTATTCAAGGGTGAACTGCTCAAGGTGCTGGGGCCTGTGCGCACCAAGTTCGGCTTCCATCTGATCAAAGTGCTCTATCGCAACTAA
- a CDS encoding autotransporter assembly complex family protein, which produces MTGCISSLLAGRSLSGPPFRRGLLLLGLLLSLLASPAFAAKLTYQVKGLKGENKDNAEAYLNALPVYQERQYRPARAKITESVQKALQVYGYYQPKITLSRDKKTPSKVVIEVDKGEPVIVSRLDILLEGDAGSDELYSALLDKLPLKEGDPLNHAKYESIKADLGSLGLARGYFDAKLSKSQVKVFPDKGTAEIFILFESGHRYRFGEIRYDATPEALHLIRPLINIKSGDPYLAIRLAEMSQDVSSTKLFRQVDIKPVLSEASNYRVPIAVTLDNRVDHEIETGIGYATDVGPRMSATWEKPWVNRYGHRLFATAKVSAPEAELSFDYQIPVGNPLRDYYSIQTGYQYKDNNDTRSDLTTIGVHRWTRRPESWDRDVFIRLENEIYTQGADEGNSLLLIPGVSWSRLRVRGTLVPDWGDRQQLTLEFSDPRWGSDISFMRVWGRSKWLRTLGDNHRFLMRAEQGAIIGDSFSLVPPSLRFFTGGDQTVRGFGYESISPTGPDGKLTGGRYTSVASLEYNYRFSEKWLGAMFVDGGTSTTDYSEPWKIGTGVGVRWVTPIGQVRLDLAVGVSEEDKPLRLHFALGPEL; this is translated from the coding sequence TTGACAGGATGCATTTCATCCCTGCTGGCAGGGCGTTCACTGTCCGGACCTCCATTTCGCCGTGGCTTGTTACTGCTTGGGCTGTTGTTGTCGCTGCTGGCCTCACCCGCGTTTGCCGCCAAGCTCACCTATCAGGTCAAGGGGTTGAAAGGGGAGAACAAGGACAACGCTGAAGCCTACCTCAATGCCCTGCCGGTCTATCAGGAGCGCCAGTATCGTCCCGCCCGAGCCAAAATTACCGAGAGCGTGCAAAAGGCGCTGCAGGTCTACGGCTACTACCAGCCGAAAATCACCCTGAGTCGCGACAAGAAGACTCCATCCAAAGTGGTGATTGAGGTAGATAAAGGGGAGCCGGTCATCGTCTCCCGCCTCGATATCCTGCTGGAGGGGGATGCGGGTAGCGATGAGCTCTACAGCGCCCTGCTGGACAAGTTGCCCCTCAAAGAGGGGGATCCCCTCAATCATGCCAAATATGAATCCATCAAGGCGGATCTCGGCAGCCTCGGGCTGGCTCGCGGTTACTTTGATGCCAAGCTGAGCAAGAGTCAGGTCAAGGTGTTCCCGGACAAGGGGACGGCGGAGATCTTTATTCTGTTCGAATCGGGCCATCGCTACCGTTTTGGCGAGATCCGCTACGATGCCACTCCCGAAGCGCTTCACCTTATTCGCCCGCTTATCAACATCAAGAGCGGCGACCCCTATCTCGCCATCCGTCTGGCCGAGATGTCGCAGGATGTCTCCTCCACCAAGCTGTTCCGTCAGGTCGATATCAAGCCGGTATTGAGCGAGGCGAGCAACTATCGGGTGCCCATCGCGGTGACGCTGGATAACCGGGTCGATCACGAAATCGAGACCGGTATCGGTTACGCCACCGACGTGGGGCCGCGGATGAGTGCCACCTGGGAGAAGCCTTGGGTCAACCGCTACGGCCACCGCCTGTTTGCCACCGCCAAGGTGTCGGCGCCGGAGGCAGAGCTCAGCTTCGACTATCAGATCCCGGTGGGCAACCCGCTGCGGGACTACTACTCCATCCAGACCGGCTACCAGTACAAGGACAACAACGATACCCGCTCCGATCTCACCACTATCGGTGTGCACCGCTGGACGCGGCGGCCGGAGAGCTGGGATCGGGACGTCTTTATCCGGCTGGAGAACGAGATCTATACCCAGGGCGCCGACGAGGGGAACAGCTTGTTGCTGATCCCCGGGGTCTCTTGGTCCCGACTGCGGGTGCGCGGCACCCTGGTGCCCGACTGGGGGGATCGCCAGCAGCTGACGCTGGAGTTCTCCGATCCCAGATGGGGCTCCGACATCAGCTTTATGCGGGTGTGGGGACGCAGCAAGTGGCTGCGAACTCTTGGTGATAACCACAGATTCCTGATGCGGGCCGAGCAGGGGGCCATCATAGGTGACAGCTTCTCGCTGGTGCCGCCGTCTTTGCGCTTCTTTACCGGTGGCGATCAGACGGTGCGCGGCTTTGGTTACGAGAGCATCTCCCCCACCGGGCCGGATGGCAAGCTGACCGGTGGCCGCTACACCAGCGTGGCCAGTCTGGAATACAACTACCGCTTCAGCGAGAAGTGGCTGGGGGCCATGTTTGTGGATGGCGGCACCTCCACCACCGATTACAGTGAGCCCTGGAAAATAGGTACCGGCGTCGGTGTGCGCTGGGTCACCCCCATCGGTCAGGTCAGGTTGGATCTGGCGGTCGGGGTATCGGAAGAGGACAAGCCCTTGCGGCTGCATTTCGCATTGGGGCCTGAATTATGA
- a CDS encoding VC2046/SO_2500 family protein has product MLPSSIRNHLLVDEGQLGQRLNRDLQHGDRADFRLHLALLTDAVEEQPWFDAKPAATSQSRDWRLHFDLRPAEVLVAEGAGSDCSAINERLQQGGSMVDVRLWLALQTPPLAVKQPLLDEAVYDNLSPLARERLQGKLADVPRQEDPLVLLPILDRLQEGVDTRLHWLS; this is encoded by the coding sequence ATGCTGCCCAGTTCAATCCGTAATCACCTGCTCGTCGATGAGGGCCAGTTGGGGCAGCGCCTCAACCGTGACCTGCAGCATGGCGATCGGGCGGATTTCCGGTTGCATCTGGCCCTGCTGACCGACGCGGTGGAGGAGCAGCCCTGGTTTGATGCCAAACCGGCGGCCACTTCCCAGAGCCGTGACTGGCGTCTGCACTTTGATCTGAGACCGGCAGAGGTGCTGGTGGCGGAAGGGGCGGGGAGTGACTGCAGTGCCATCAATGAGCGGCTGCAGCAGGGGGGAAGCATGGTGGATGTGCGGCTCTGGCTGGCGCTGCAAACACCGCCGCTGGCGGTCAAACAGCCGCTGCTCGATGAGGCTGTCTACGATAACCTGTCACCGCTGGCGCGGGAGCGGTTGCAAGGAAAGCTGGCCGATGTGCCGAGGCAGGAGGATCCGCTGGTATTGCTGCCGATCCTCGATCGTTTGCAAGAGGGGGTGGATACCCGGTTGCACTGGCTCAGTTGA
- a CDS encoding translocation/assembly module TamB domain-containing protein, producing the protein MIWLKRIFLWLMGLVFLLLIGVSLLGFTHQGNKWLWQQAKAALPSLKGELVAGQLGYGWTLEGAGWQDELVDVTVDRAVLDWDLGKLLQGKLWIKSLAVTHPVVKVADSEPAPEEPSEPFVWRPLPLKIQVDSLKVADLDLAVPGVAVTLGSLDIGATLNRKGLIVRGPVLDNLKVTLDDAAPASAAKSAKQPAANEKQAGAAVARNDKASAKTPKQGNGAPAANTAKAAPILLPAIHLPFPIQLEGVSATRVQYKQGELIEGLDKLLLSATAADDRIEVRELSLRHAMADLALKGHIQLSDDYPLAVTLDAKARKGLLDGELQGEQATLALSGSVGKLGLALSAKGPIAANLKGSLASLDPDLPFDLALDWKSLGWPLHKPAKDEPSYRLDKGSLTAKGKLSGYQFALNTSGKGTDVPPFKLALDGKGDLERLSKIALQLNALKGELKLDGKLAWNKGIEWQGTTLFKGINPAELLPELKGTLAGELESRFVMNEAGHWELKLPKLKVDGKLNQYPLALKGELSGNDKMEWQIPALSLQSGPNQLQAKGSISTAQWKLDANLQAPQLGGIYPGLKGDIKGQVKVSGNQQTPKIDADLASDRLYYAGTDLKGISLKGNVAIGAKPAGELSLLVAQLKQGETKLSQLALNLSGDISQHLLTLTMKGDPVAANLKLGGGVRGDHWRGALSELRLKTPLRRWDLSSPWALDLDLPRQRLAMGDLCLGSQGASLCVKGSQVSAAQGTLEFALSEFDLKRLRPWLPDNFRWQAMLSADGRASWRGNQPTLHAVVRTTPGTFVADGLKTDYQQLALALDFERQQAAIRLDFASKQIGNIDTDLLIREPAGRGLLGGQLKFDDLKLNTFAPLIPEVRSLQGIISADARFDGTLAAPLLFGQLNLRDGEVQTHSDMVTLTKLVTRLKIEGNRAELDGSMLVGKGPLALGGWLSWAKMPVSGSLTIQGKDLEAQYPGMGRVRVSPDIAVSLGEETRITGQVDIPWARILVKSLPDSAVAVSDDVTVVYDDLPPAPKQASLPLAMKVAIRLGNDVKLDAMGLKTDVSGGLNIRQDPEKPLAGNGQLVLTNGRFKAYGQNLIIKEGRILFSGPLDRPFLNIEANRDPDTIEGQVTVGVRVTGPASKPEITVYSEPQMAQSEQLSYLLRGKGLQTGGEDGGFNGLLVAGAVSQANGVVSSIGESLGMSDVSLDTAGSGDNTQVTLSAYLLPGLQFQYGVGVFSPIAEFKLRYEVLPRLYLQAMSGVAQAVDIFYRFTL; encoded by the coding sequence GTGATCTGGCTAAAACGCATTTTTCTCTGGCTGATGGGGCTGGTGTTCCTGCTGCTCATCGGCGTCAGCCTGCTGGGTTTTACCCATCAGGGCAACAAGTGGTTGTGGCAACAGGCCAAGGCGGCGCTGCCCTCCCTAAAGGGAGAGCTGGTGGCCGGTCAGCTTGGCTATGGCTGGACCCTGGAAGGGGCCGGCTGGCAGGATGAGCTGGTGGATGTCACGGTGGATCGCGCCGTGCTCGACTGGGATCTGGGCAAGTTGCTGCAGGGTAAGCTCTGGATAAAATCCCTGGCGGTGACCCATCCGGTGGTCAAGGTAGCCGACTCCGAGCCTGCGCCGGAAGAGCCTTCCGAGCCCTTTGTCTGGCGCCCGCTGCCACTCAAGATCCAGGTCGATAGCCTCAAGGTAGCCGATCTCGATCTGGCGGTGCCCGGCGTGGCCGTGACCCTGGGGTCCCTCGATATCGGCGCCACCCTCAATCGCAAGGGGCTGATTGTACGCGGCCCGGTGCTCGATAACTTGAAGGTGACGCTGGATGACGCGGCACCCGCCAGCGCAGCCAAATCCGCCAAGCAGCCGGCCGCTAACGAGAAGCAAGCCGGTGCTGCGGTGGCGCGCAACGACAAGGCCAGCGCCAAGACCCCCAAACAGGGCAACGGGGCGCCAGCTGCAAATACGGCAAAGGCAGCCCCCATTCTCCTGCCCGCCATTCATCTTCCTTTCCCCATCCAGCTGGAAGGGGTCAGCGCGACCCGGGTGCAATATAAGCAGGGCGAGCTGATTGAAGGGCTCGACAAGCTGCTGCTCTCGGCCACTGCTGCCGACGATCGCATCGAGGTGCGCGAGCTCTCGCTGCGCCACGCCATGGCCGATCTGGCGCTCAAGGGACACATCCAGCTCAGTGATGACTATCCGCTGGCGGTGACGCTGGATGCCAAGGCCCGCAAGGGGCTGCTGGATGGCGAGCTGCAAGGGGAGCAGGCCACGCTGGCGCTGAGCGGTTCGGTCGGCAAGCTGGGGCTGGCGTTGTCGGCCAAAGGGCCGATCGCCGCCAATCTCAAGGGCTCTCTGGCCTCGCTCGACCCGGATCTCCCTTTTGATTTGGCCCTCGACTGGAAGAGCCTCGGCTGGCCGTTGCACAAGCCCGCCAAAGATGAGCCGAGCTATCGGCTGGACAAGGGGAGCCTGACCGCCAAGGGCAAGCTCTCCGGCTATCAGTTTGCCCTCAATACCTCCGGCAAGGGGACCGATGTCCCCCCCTTCAAGCTTGCGCTGGACGGGAAGGGGGATCTGGAGCGGCTCAGCAAGATCGCCTTGCAGCTCAATGCCCTCAAGGGGGAGTTGAAGCTCGATGGCAAGCTCGCCTGGAACAAGGGGATCGAGTGGCAGGGAACCACCCTGTTCAAGGGGATCAATCCGGCCGAGCTGCTGCCCGAGCTGAAAGGGACGCTGGCCGGTGAGCTGGAGAGCCGTTTCGTGATGAACGAAGCGGGCCACTGGGAGCTGAAACTGCCCAAGCTCAAGGTGGATGGCAAGCTCAACCAGTACCCGCTGGCCCTCAAGGGGGAGCTCAGTGGTAACGACAAGATGGAGTGGCAGATCCCGGCGCTCTCGCTGCAAAGTGGCCCCAACCAGTTGCAGGCCAAGGGCAGCATCAGCACTGCCCAATGGAAGCTCGATGCTAACCTGCAGGCTCCCCAGCTGGGGGGTATCTATCCCGGCCTGAAAGGGGATATCAAGGGACAGGTGAAGGTCAGTGGCAATCAGCAGACGCCAAAAATCGATGCGGATCTGGCCTCCGACCGGCTCTACTATGCCGGCACCGACCTGAAGGGTATTAGCCTCAAGGGCAATGTGGCGATCGGTGCGAAACCGGCCGGTGAGCTCTCGCTGTTGGTGGCGCAGTTGAAACAGGGTGAGACCAAGCTCAGCCAGCTGGCCCTGAACCTCAGCGGCGATATCAGTCAGCATCTGTTGACCCTGACCATGAAGGGTGACCCTGTTGCGGCCAACCTCAAACTGGGTGGCGGCGTGCGCGGGGATCACTGGCGCGGGGCGCTCTCCGAGTTGCGGCTGAAAACCCCGCTGCGCCGTTGGGACTTGAGCTCCCCCTGGGCGCTGGATCTCGATCTGCCGCGTCAGCGGCTGGCGATGGGGGATCTCTGCCTCGGCTCCCAGGGTGCAAGCCTCTGCGTCAAGGGGAGTCAGGTCTCCGCTGCGCAGGGCACCCTGGAGTTTGCCCTGAGCGAGTTTGATCTCAAGCGGCTGCGCCCCTGGTTGCCGGACAACTTCCGCTGGCAGGCGATGCTCTCCGCCGATGGGCGTGCCAGCTGGCGTGGCAATCAGCCGACCCTGCATGCGGTGGTACGCACCACGCCGGGCACTTTTGTGGCCGATGGTCTCAAGACCGACTATCAGCAGCTGGCCCTGGCCCTGGATTTCGAGCGGCAGCAGGCGGCCATTCGCCTCGATTTTGCCTCCAAACAGATCGGCAATATCGATACCGATTTGCTGATCAGGGAGCCTGCCGGTCGCGGTCTGCTAGGTGGTCAGCTCAAGTTTGACGATCTCAAGCTCAATACCTTTGCGCCGCTCATCCCTGAGGTGCGCTCCCTGCAAGGGATCATCTCCGCCGATGCCCGCTTCGACGGCACCCTGGCGGCGCCCCTGCTGTTTGGTCAGCTCAACCTGCGTGACGGTGAAGTGCAGACCCACTCCGACATGGTGACCCTGACCAAGCTGGTGACCCGCCTCAAGATCGAAGGCAACCGCGCCGAGCTCGATGGCTCCATGCTGGTGGGCAAGGGGCCGCTGGCGTTGGGCGGCTGGCTCAGCTGGGCCAAGATGCCGGTCAGCGGCAGCCTCACCATTCAGGGCAAGGATCTGGAGGCGCAATATCCGGGCATGGGCCGGGTCAGAGTCTCGCCCGATATCGCGGTGTCGCTGGGGGAGGAGACCCGGATTACCGGTCAGGTGGATATTCCCTGGGCGCGCATTCTGGTCAAGAGCTTGCCGGATTCGGCAGTGGCGGTCTCCGATGATGTGACCGTGGTCTATGACGATCTGCCCCCGGCTCCCAAGCAGGCCAGCCTGCCGCTGGCGATGAAGGTGGCGATCCGCCTTGGCAACGATGTGAAGCTCGATGCCATGGGGCTGAAGACCGATGTCTCCGGCGGTCTCAATATCCGTCAGGATCCCGAGAAGCCGCTGGCAGGCAACGGCCAGCTGGTGCTGACCAACGGCCGCTTCAAGGCCTATGGTCAGAACCTCATCATCAAGGAGGGGCGGATCCTCTTCTCCGGTCCGCTGGATCGGCCGTTCCTCAACATCGAGGCCAACCGGGATCCCGATACCATCGAGGGTCAGGTGACGGTCGGGGTGCGGGTGACCGGCCCTGCCAGCAAGCCGGAGATCACTGTCTACTCCGAGCCGCAGATGGCGCAGTCGGAACAGCTCTCCTATCTGCTGCGTGGCAAAGGGTTGCAGACTGGCGGTGAGGATGGCGGTTTCAACGGTCTGCTGGTGGCCGGCGCGGTGAGTCAGGCGAATGGCGTGGTGTCGAGTATCGGCGAGTCGCTGGGGATGAGCGATGTCTCTCTCGATACCGCGGGCAGTGGCGACAACACCCAGGTGACGCTGTCGGCCTATCTGCTGCCGGGTTTGCAGTTCCAGTACGGGGTCGGGGTTTTCAGCCCCATCGCCGAATTCAAGCTGCGCTACGAGGTATTGCCACGGCTCTATCTGCAGGCGATGAGCGGGGTGGCTCAGGCGGTTGATATCTTCTATCGCTTCACCCTGTAA
- the raiA gene encoding ribosome-associated translation inhibitor RaiA, translating into MKIEITSKIIDITPAIRERIESRFEKLERLQVPLITPHVIVSKERLMFTVEASAGIPNGKLFAQAEHEDLYAAINELGQKLERQLNRHTEKPIARRANAALKEQPQPDEADA; encoded by the coding sequence ATGAAAATCGAAATTACCAGCAAAATCATCGACATCACCCCGGCTATCCGCGAGCGCATCGAATCCCGTTTTGAAAAGCTCGAACGTCTTCAGGTGCCTCTCATCACACCCCATGTGATTGTTTCCAAAGAGCGTCTGATGTTCACTGTCGAAGCCAGTGCTGGCATCCCCAACGGCAAACTGTTTGCCCAGGCAGAGCATGAGGATCTCTACGCCGCCATCAACGAACTGGGGCAAAAACTGGAGCGCCAACTCAACCGTCACACCGAAAAGCCGATTGCCCGTCGTGCCAATGCCGCGCTCAAAGAGCAGCCGCAACCGGATGAAGCTGACGCTTGA
- a CDS encoding FAD-dependent oxidoreductase yields the protein MNRTRLLLVLVMGGLIGAFFALDLGRYLTLDALQAQQAAVAQWVDSHFVSASLLFVLIYVLSTALSLPGASLLTLGGSAVFGIAWGLLLVSFASTIGATLAFLSARFLLRDWVTTRFGDKLATFQSGMAKEGAFYLLSLRLIPIFPFFLVNLLMGLTPIRVSTYYWVSQLGMLPGTFVYVLAGSELGQLTSTGNILSPGLMVALTLLGLMPWLVKKLTTHLAQRRLLTPYRKPARYDYNLLVIGAGAGGLVTSYIAAAVKAKVALIEKHKMGGDCLNSGCVPSKALIRSARFAAEQRRADELGFSPSHSRADFAAVMERVAEVIKEVEPHDSIERYQGLGVECIEGEARLVSPWEVEVNGQRLASRHIVIATGARPLEPKLPGLDQVPYLTSDSLWQLRTPPSRLLVLGGGPIGCELAQSFALLGIPVTLVELSEQLLPREDSEVADALAGQMSRDGVQLLTGWHAERADYLPAAEGDLPIRLQLRRGDETQVVEGDQLLLALGRVANVSGFGLEELGVELAPRGTLAVDGFLATNFPSILAVGDVAGPYQFTHFAAHQAWYAAVNALFGQFKRFRADYRVIPAATYTMPEIARVGLNRKEAEAQGIPFEATRFELAELDRAIADGERHGFIEVLTVPGKDNILGATIVGTHAGERIAEFVLAMRHRLGLGKILGTIHAYPTLMEGNKYVAGEWKRAHQPTRVLALLARYHRWRRGA from the coding sequence ATGAACCGGACCCGCCTGCTGCTTGTGCTGGTGATGGGGGGCCTTATCGGCGCCTTCTTTGCCCTCGATCTCGGTCGTTACCTCACTCTGGACGCCTTGCAGGCCCAGCAGGCGGCAGTGGCGCAATGGGTCGACAGCCACTTTGTCTCGGCCAGCCTGCTGTTCGTGCTTATCTATGTGCTGAGCACCGCCCTCTCCCTGCCCGGCGCCAGCCTGCTCACCCTGGGTGGCAGCGCGGTGTTCGGCATCGCATGGGGATTGCTGCTGGTCTCTTTTGCCAGCACCATAGGCGCGACCCTGGCTTTTCTCAGCGCCCGTTTTCTGCTGCGCGACTGGGTCACCACCCGCTTTGGCGACAAGCTGGCCACCTTTCAGTCCGGCATGGCGAAGGAGGGGGCCTTCTATCTGCTTAGCCTGCGCCTCATCCCCATCTTCCCCTTCTTTCTGGTCAATCTGCTGATGGGGCTCACCCCCATCAGAGTCAGCACCTACTACTGGGTCAGCCAGCTTGGCATGCTGCCCGGCACCTTCGTCTATGTACTGGCGGGCAGCGAGCTTGGCCAGTTAACCAGCACCGGCAATATCCTCTCCCCCGGCCTGATGGTCGCGTTGACCCTGCTGGGGCTGATGCCCTGGCTGGTCAAGAAATTGACCACACACCTTGCGCAGCGGCGCCTGCTCACCCCCTACCGCAAACCCGCTCGCTACGACTACAACCTGCTGGTGATCGGTGCAGGTGCAGGTGGGTTGGTCACCAGCTATATCGCGGCAGCGGTGAAGGCCAAGGTGGCGCTCATCGAGAAACACAAGATGGGGGGCGATTGCCTCAACAGCGGCTGCGTCCCCTCCAAGGCGCTGATCCGCAGCGCCCGCTTTGCCGCAGAGCAGCGCAGGGCCGACGAGCTGGGCTTTAGCCCAAGCCACTCCCGTGCCGATTTTGCCGCCGTGATGGAGCGGGTGGCTGAGGTGATCAAGGAGGTCGAGCCCCACGACTCCATCGAACGCTATCAGGGGCTTGGAGTGGAGTGCATCGAAGGGGAGGCGCGGCTGGTCTCTCCCTGGGAGGTGGAGGTTAACGGCCAGCGCCTCGCCAGCCGCCATATCGTTATCGCCACCGGCGCCCGGCCGCTGGAGCCCAAGCTGCCGGGGCTGGATCAGGTGCCTTACCTCACCTCGGATAGCCTCTGGCAGCTGCGCACCCCGCCGAGCCGCCTGCTGGTGCTGGGGGGTGGCCCCATCGGCTGCGAGCTGGCCCAGAGCTTCGCCCTGCTCGGCATTCCCGTGACCTTGGTGGAACTCTCGGAGCAACTGCTGCCCCGCGAAGATAGTGAGGTAGCCGACGCCCTGGCTGGGCAAATGAGCCGAGATGGCGTGCAGCTACTCACCGGCTGGCACGCCGAACGAGCCGACTATCTGCCCGCAGCCGAGGGGGATCTCCCCATCCGGCTGCAACTGCGCCGGGGCGATGAGACACAAGTGGTTGAAGGGGATCAACTGCTGCTGGCACTGGGTCGGGTCGCCAACGTCAGCGGCTTCGGGCTCGAGGAGTTGGGGGTCGAGCTTGCCCCCCGCGGCACCCTAGCGGTCGATGGCTTTCTTGCCACCAACTTCCCCAGCATACTGGCAGTGGGAGACGTAGCGGGCCCTTACCAGTTCACCCACTTCGCCGCCCATCAGGCCTGGTATGCGGCGGTCAATGCCCTGTTTGGTCAGTTCAAGCGCTTTCGGGCCGACTATCGGGTCATTCCGGCGGCCACCTACACCATGCCGGAGATTGCCCGGGTCGGCCTCAATCGCAAGGAAGCCGAAGCGCAGGGGATTCCTTTCGAGGCGACCCGCTTTGAGCTGGCCGAGCTGGACAGAGCCATTGCCGATGGGGAGCGCCACGGTTTTATCGAAGTGCTGACCGTGCCGGGCAAGGATAATATCCTTGGCGCCACCATAGTGGGCACTCACGCCGGTGAGCGGATTGCCGAGTTCGTGCTCGCCATGCGTCACCGTCTCGGCCTTGGCAAGATCCTCGGCACCATTCACGCCTATCCCACCCTGATGGAGGGGAATAAATACGTGGCGGGTGAATGGAAACGGGCCCACCAGCCCACCCGGGTGCTGGCGTTGCTGGCCCGTTATCACCGCTGGCGCCGTGGCGCCTGA
- a CDS encoding DUF1499 domain-containing protein, which translates to MPRSCLWPLLAWLLPLAGALGSRFHLWPWWIGFAICLIGALLSLILLVRLPWSRNRYASGLGALPLLLPLTFVAQALRMPLINDVSTDPYNPPQLRWAAELRTAQDLPINSAPLKAVEAKPGPLFTRASPAEVVIEACELMQELGWQVRPSPDGLDAVVTTGWFGFQDDVALRVFAGPKETRIDMRSASRQGQSDLGTNRARIEDFLTRLNERLGQAYKPNLKP; encoded by the coding sequence ATGCCCCGCTCTTGCTTGTGGCCCCTGCTGGCCTGGTTACTCCCGCTCGCTGGCGCCCTCGGCAGCCGCTTTCATCTCTGGCCCTGGTGGATCGGTTTTGCGATCTGTCTCATCGGAGCCCTTCTCTCCCTGATCTTGCTGGTACGCCTGCCCTGGAGCCGCAACCGCTACGCCAGCGGCCTTGGCGCCTTGCCGCTACTGCTGCCCCTGACATTTGTGGCACAGGCGCTGCGCATGCCGCTGATCAACGATGTGAGCACAGATCCCTACAATCCCCCCCAACTGCGCTGGGCGGCAGAGCTCAGAACGGCGCAGGATCTGCCAATAAATAGCGCACCGCTGAAAGCAGTTGAGGCAAAACCCGGTCCTCTCTTTACCAGGGCCTCTCCTGCCGAAGTGGTGATTGAAGCCTGCGAACTGATGCAGGAGCTGGGCTGGCAAGTACGACCCAGCCCCGACGGTCTGGATGCAGTGGTTACCACCGGCTGGTTCGGCTTTCAGGATGATGTGGCGCTGCGGGTCTTTGCTGGCCCCAAAGAGACCCGCATCGATATGCGATCAGCCTCCCGTCAAGGGCAAAGCGATCTGGGCACCAACCGGGCGCGGATCGAGGATTTCCTGACCCGCCTGAACGAGCGCCTCGGCCAGGCCTACAAACCCAATTTGAAACCGTAA